Proteins encoded within one genomic window of Leptolyngbya sp. SIO1E4:
- a CDS encoding winged helix-turn-helix transcriptional regulator codes for MTRKYNWKTGCDVEATLSVIGGRWKPILVCHLLDGRKRFGELRRLTPNATERMITLQLRELEADGVIARHVYAEVPPRVEYEVTEFGRSLEAILVLMQEWGSAFKARRLAEELEGEQSAKTA; via the coding sequence ATGACGCGGAAGTACAACTGGAAAACGGGTTGCGACGTGGAAGCGACGCTGAGCGTTATCGGCGGTAGATGGAAGCCGATACTGGTGTGCCATCTGCTTGATGGACGCAAGCGCTTCGGTGAACTGCGACGCCTCACCCCCAATGCGACGGAGCGCATGATCACGCTGCAGCTGCGCGAGTTGGAGGCGGATGGTGTGATTGCGCGGCATGTCTATGCCGAAGTCCCGCCTCGCGTCGAGTACGAGGTAACGGAGTTCGGACGATCCCTTGAGGCCATCCTCGTTCTCATGCAGGAGTGGGGCAGCGCGTTCAAAGCCCGTCGGCTTGCCGAGGAGTTAGAAGGCGAGCAGTCCGCGAAAACCGCATAA
- a CDS encoding agmatine deiminase family protein encodes MSQLFSGCSTGNKMETFATDSTWWMPDESEPHERTWMSLGASPKIWGNQLLPAVQENLITIAKSIADYEPVYMLVREADYDFAVQKFGSLITLITCPLDDLWMRDTGPVFVKNDQVNIGGIDFNFNGWGQKQQHSHDAEVARFVIEHTSSQAIATQLILEGGAIEVDGHGTAMMTESSVLNCNRNPGMSKSEFEALLKPLLGLRKIVWLPGIRGRDITDGHIDFYARFASPGVVVAGYEPDPAFFDHAVTKNNLDILRSETDADGRQLDVIVLENPQTIRPTFETAEFAAGYINFYVVNGAVIIPEFGDDLADSKAKSTLQDLYPGRDIVQLNIDAIAAGGGGIHCTTQQQPRA; translated from the coding sequence ATGAGCCAGTTATTTTCAGGGTGTAGCACCGGCAATAAAATGGAGACTTTTGCGACTGATTCAACTTGGTGGATGCCTGATGAATCAGAACCGCACGAGCGTACGTGGATGTCATTGGGTGCTAGCCCCAAAATTTGGGGGAATCAACTGCTTCCAGCTGTTCAAGAGAATTTAATCACCATTGCCAAATCCATTGCTGATTATGAGCCTGTCTACATGCTGGTTCGAGAAGCAGACTACGATTTTGCTGTCCAAAAGTTTGGTTCATTAATCACCTTAATCACCTGTCCCTTAGACGACCTGTGGATGCGTGATACGGGTCCTGTTTTTGTCAAAAATGATCAGGTCAATATTGGAGGAATTGACTTCAATTTCAATGGTTGGGGCCAAAAGCAGCAGCATAGCCATGATGCTGAAGTAGCTCGTTTTGTGATTGAACACACGAGCAGTCAGGCGATCGCAACCCAGCTGATATTAGAAGGGGGAGCCATTGAAGTAGATGGTCACGGCACAGCGATGATGACTGAAAGCAGTGTTCTCAATTGCAATCGCAATCCCGGTATGAGTAAGTCTGAGTTTGAGGCTTTACTCAAGCCGCTCTTAGGCTTACGCAAGATTGTCTGGCTGCCTGGCATTCGGGGTAGAGACATTACTGATGGTCATATTGACTTCTATGCTCGCTTTGCTAGCCCCGGTGTTGTCGTGGCAGGATATGAGCCTGATCCAGCCTTCTTTGACCATGCCGTTACGAAAAATAATTTGGATATACTGCGCTCTGAAACCGATGCTGACGGACGCCAGCTAGACGTTATCGTGCTGGAGAATCCCCAAACAATTCGGCCCACGTTTGAAACGGCGGAGTTTGCAGCAGGCTATATCAATTTTTATGTGGTGAATGGAGCGGTGATCATTCCAGAGTTTGGTGATGATTTAGCAGATAGTAAAGCAAAATCGACCTTACAAGACCTCTATCCTGGGCGTGACATCGTACAGCTGAATATTGATGCGATCGCGGCGGGTGGGGGTGGCATACACTGCACCACCCAGCAACAACCCCGAGCCTAA
- a CDS encoding zinc-binding alcohol dehydrogenase family protein, with protein sequence MKAIGYTDAGPISAANALIEFETDMPQPGSNDLLVEVRGISVNPVDVKVRASMQPDNGPGILGFDAAGIVKAVGSATTRFQPGDAVFYAGDITRPGTNAAFHVVDERIVGRKPSSLSFTEAAGMPLTTITAWEILFDSFGLKEGEGTGEALLVIGGAGGVGSILIQLAKKLTGLTVIATASRDDTRTWVKKMGADHVVNHRNPLDEEMKALDISPRYVASLTHTDKHFEAIIKLIKPRGHVALIDDPKALNVVPLKSKALSLSWEFMFARSLFQTEDMDAQHMLLNRVADLLDNGTLIATVNNHGGGLSVASLRAAHELQESGTAIGKTVLDGFC encoded by the coding sequence ATGAAAGCCATTGGCTACACGGATGCAGGTCCGATTTCGGCAGCAAACGCTCTCATCGAGTTTGAGACCGACATGCCTCAGCCCGGCTCGAACGACCTGCTTGTGGAAGTTCGGGGCATCTCGGTCAACCCGGTCGATGTCAAGGTGCGCGCCAGTATGCAGCCAGACAACGGCCCTGGCATTCTTGGCTTTGATGCTGCTGGAATTGTCAAAGCGGTCGGTTCAGCAACCACGCGATTCCAACCTGGCGATGCGGTGTTCTACGCAGGTGACATCACCCGACCCGGTACCAACGCCGCATTTCATGTAGTTGATGAGCGGATTGTCGGTCGCAAACCCTCCTCACTCAGTTTTACCGAAGCTGCGGGAATGCCTCTGACGACGATTACGGCTTGGGAGATTCTGTTCGATAGCTTTGGGCTCAAAGAGGGTGAAGGAACCGGCGAAGCACTGCTTGTCATTGGCGGCGCTGGCGGCGTCGGGTCGATTCTGATTCAGCTGGCGAAGAAGCTCACAGGTCTGACCGTCATCGCAACGGCGTCGCGTGATGACACCCGCACTTGGGTCAAAAAGATGGGGGCTGATCATGTGGTCAATCACCGCAATCCCCTTGACGAGGAGATGAAGGCACTGGATATTTCTCCTCGATATGTTGCCTCACTGACCCATACGGACAAACATTTCGAGGCCATCATCAAGCTAATTAAACCGCGTGGCCACGTCGCCCTAATCGACGACCCCAAGGCTCTCAACGTGGTGCCCCTCAAAAGCAAGGCACTCTCTCTGAGTTGGGAGTTCATGTTTGCCCGCTCCCTGTTCCAGACAGAAGACATGGATGCGCAGCATATGCTTCTAAACCGCGTCGCAGATCTGTTGGATAACGGCACGCTAATCGCGACCGTCAACAACCATGGTGGCGGTCTGAGCGTGGCAAGTCTGCGAGCCGCACACGAATTACAGGAGAGTGGAACCGCAATTGGCAAGACCGTTTTGGACGGTTTTTGCTAG
- a CDS encoding TetR/AcrR family transcriptional regulator, with amino-acid sequence MSPPNSSGSPKLNKMRRQPQQARSQERVRHILDVAEQLFLETGYESTTTRAIAARAKVSVGSLYQFFPDKEAILKALAIRYMEAQYQRFLDLHTSDAVTLPLRNYVDQMIDVFDQFYTEYPGSRAIFEQLLDTITWSAIEKIDDFEYQVIDELARFFHSRQPSLSIAKCEQMAMVITKIVTELLWLSLSGNQEFRQELVAETKLLTLSYLQQYLNEDNQV; translated from the coding sequence ATGTCCCCACCGAATTCCTCTGGCTCACCCAAGCTCAATAAGATGCGGCGGCAGCCTCAGCAAGCTCGCAGCCAGGAGCGAGTAAGGCACATTCTTGATGTTGCAGAGCAACTATTTCTAGAAACTGGGTATGAATCAACCACGACCCGAGCGATCGCAGCCCGAGCGAAAGTTTCAGTCGGCTCACTTTACCAGTTCTTTCCTGACAAAGAAGCGATTCTCAAGGCCCTGGCAATTCGCTATATGGAGGCACAGTATCAGCGGTTTCTTGATCTGCACACTTCAGACGCAGTGACCTTGCCGTTACGCAATTATGTTGATCAGATGATTGACGTATTTGACCAGTTCTATACAGAATATCCGGGTTCCCGAGCTATTTTTGAACAGCTATTAGATACGATTACCTGGTCTGCAATTGAGAAAATCGACGACTTTGAATATCAAGTGATTGATGAATTAGCTCGATTCTTTCATTCCCGCCAGCCAAGCTTATCAATAGCCAAGTGTGAGCAGATGGCCATGGTCATTACCAAGATAGTGACTGAACTTTTATGGCTTTCTCTTAGTGGTAATCAGGAATTTCGTCAAGAACTTGTGGCCGAAACTAAGCTGCTGACTCTAAGTTATCTTCAGCAATACTTGAATGAAGACAATCAGGTTTAA
- a CDS encoding FAD-dependent oxidoreductase, producing MRTITRRSLVALLSVIPWLTRRRQPIAAKPLPDQTHYDTIVIGAGAAGLAAARTLQDANRSVLLLEARDRIGGRVNTNYDFAPHPIECGAEYLQGENTVTWRWIRRHRLGTLPVFDKYKHQFMYVNQKLLPFRRWSTIPEMDILNVMDGSAIDEWITAWVDQGKPDVSLAEFLSIHHVELSPDVRRLLDHFLSGGYGANLDQLGIYGLTELTYEGDGDDNFRLQKGYSHLLEQLTAGLNIQYATPVKRIHWRSSAVQVQTETDQTYTAQQVVITLPLALLQENAVEFEPQLPEAKLNAIQGLGTGHITKLILKFDQPFWSKKLESCLTPLETQFWWRPGWRRHNEAPVLTAYTGAAGADKLGALGREGAIRAGLQNLEQIFEMPLADRLVDALFVDWQADPYARMAYSYTPVHGMGLRSQLAQPVDQVLFFAGEATHPTRAATVHGALESGIRAVHDILSLHTRRAA from the coding sequence ATGCGAACTATCACTCGGCGTTCATTGGTGGCCCTACTTTCTGTCATTCCTTGGCTGACCAGGAGGCGCCAACCCATAGCCGCTAAACCATTGCCCGATCAAACCCACTACGACACCATCGTTATTGGCGCGGGGGCGGCAGGGTTAGCAGCAGCCCGGACACTGCAGGATGCCAATCGCTCTGTGCTCTTGCTTGAGGCTCGCGATCGCATCGGGGGCCGGGTCAACACAAACTACGATTTTGCCCCGCATCCTATCGAATGCGGTGCGGAATACCTTCAGGGTGAAAACACCGTGACCTGGAGATGGATTCGTCGCCACAGGTTAGGGACACTGCCTGTCTTTGACAAATATAAGCACCAGTTTATGTACGTCAATCAAAAGCTGCTGCCATTCAGACGCTGGTCAACCATCCCTGAAATGGACATCCTCAATGTGATGGACGGCTCGGCCATTGATGAGTGGATAACCGCATGGGTTGATCAGGGGAAACCTGATGTCAGCCTGGCAGAGTTCCTCTCGATCCATCACGTCGAGCTATCGCCAGATGTTCGTCGCCTCTTAGACCATTTTCTCAGCGGTGGCTATGGGGCAAATCTCGATCAGTTAGGCATCTATGGGTTAACGGAATTAACCTATGAAGGCGATGGCGATGATAACTTTCGGCTGCAAAAGGGCTACTCCCACCTGTTGGAGCAATTGACAGCCGGGCTAAACATTCAGTACGCAACACCGGTCAAGCGCATTCACTGGCGCTCATCAGCGGTACAGGTGCAAACAGAAACCGACCAAACCTACACCGCACAACAGGTTGTGATCACACTGCCGCTTGCCCTGTTGCAAGAGAATGCAGTGGAGTTTGAGCCTCAGCTCCCGGAGGCCAAACTCAATGCCATTCAGGGGCTCGGTACAGGGCACATCACAAAGTTAATCCTCAAATTTGATCAGCCCTTCTGGTCTAAAAAATTGGAGTCTTGCCTAACCCCCCTAGAGACCCAGTTCTGGTGGCGACCCGGTTGGAGACGCCACAATGAAGCGCCTGTGTTAACGGCCTACACAGGCGCGGCAGGCGCGGATAAATTGGGGGCACTGGGGCGAGAAGGCGCTATCCGAGCAGGATTACAGAATTTAGAACAGATATTTGAGATGCCGTTAGCCGATCGATTGGTGGATGCGCTTTTTGTCGATTGGCAGGCGGATCCCTATGCGCGGATGGCGTATTCTTATACACCAGTACATGGCATGGGGTTGCGATCGCAGCTTGCCCAACCGGTCGATCAAGTTTTATTTTTCGCCGGAGAAGCCACTCATCCAACCCGTGCAGCCACCGTTCATGGTGCGTTAGAAAGTGGTATCAGGGCGGTCCATGACATTTTATCCTTGCATACCCGCCGAGCTGCTTAA